In Peromyscus eremicus chromosome 2, PerEre_H2_v1, whole genome shotgun sequence, a single genomic region encodes these proteins:
- the Leprot gene encoding leptin receptor gene-related protein: MAGVKALVALSFSGAIGLTFLMLGCALEDYGVYWPLFVLIFYVISPIPYFIAKRVTYDSDATSSACRELAYFFTTGIVVSAFGFPVILARVAVIKWGACGLVLAGNAVIFLTIQGFFLVFGRGDDFSWEQW, from the exons CTCTCGTGGCACTATCCTTCAGCGGGGCTATTGGGCTGACTTTTCTCATGCTGGGATGTGCCTTGGAGGACTATGG CGTTTACTGGCCCCTCTTCGTCTTGATTTTCTACGTCATCTCCCCCATCCCTTACTTCATCGCCAAAAGGGTCACATATGACTCGGATGCGACCAGCAGTGCCTGTCGGGAGCTGGCATATTTCTTCACTACTGGGATTGTTGTTTCTGCCTTTGGATTTCCTGTTATTCTTGCTCGCGTGGCTGTG ATCAAGTGGGGAGCCTGTGGCCTCGTGCTGGCTGGCAATGCTGTCATTTTCCTCACAATTCAAGGCTTTTTCCTCGTCTTTGGAAGAGGAGATGATTTCAGTTGGGAACAGTGGTAG